The genomic DNA AATAAAAGCTGAAACAAATATGCAACAATGAGATTACTGACAAgatcacaacaacaaccaaaatcaaattaattttatttggtgTGTACTTCTGAGGCAATTCTTTTTACTAACCTTTATTGGAGCATCAAAGGATTTGGCAACACTTACCATAACCGGAGTGAAGAAAATCCAGAAGATATCATAGAAAAATAGTCCTACCTGGAAGTCAAGTTAAACAAACACCGAAATGAATAAGACATCTTCGATAACTTGAATGGTCTTATCATCTAATCATTccaaataaatttcaataataaCATTCAAAGATGCGGTTCTTACCAAAAGGATGACACCAGTCTTGAATGATCCAAGAGAGAGCATCTCAATTCCCTGTATTGGCCacaagattaaaaagaaaaataagtcaCACCCACCAACAGTAACGACTATCATCATAAACCAACTATCATTAGAAACATAATTCCCATTGACGCATTATGTCGAACAACATAAGTAATGTTAGAAAGGAACAAACAATTGGTCGAGTCATAACTAAAAGCTCATAGGAGTACAAAATCAAACATCTAACATCCAAGGTAGGCTTTAATTTTTATGACATACTCTCTAAAATTGAACCTCCAAGTTCTTAGTCTATAGACTCATTTTGACAAATTAGGTTTTATGACATCCAAGGTAGGCTTTNCTGATACCAACTGATAAGGGGGCGGAAGCTTGAGAGAGTAACGTACTCTGTTTTGGGGGTGGTGAAACagagtaagaaaaaaaacaagagaaacgaGAGGCGATGAGATGAACGATAGAGGGACGAAGTCGAAGTCGAGTTTGATAGTTCGAGATCGACAAGGTTgtgcaagtcctccttgcagggcttCGAAGAGAAAGCTCTTTTGGGTAGTTAAGACTAcctcttttttatcttttatttatgcaATATGAATTCTGAATTACAATGCTGCTGTGATCTCTAGTTATAGAGGCACaggaaaacagaaaacaaaaccctagactCTTCAAACTAATGCAGAAACCGACTTAAACGAAACATAGAAAAGCCCAAACAAAACGTAACTTGATGGCCAAGAAAGGCCCATCAAGGGTCGATGCGACGCTGCATCAGGTCCCTCCCGGTTGAGAAGGATTCGTCTCGGAATCCAAAGGTTCGTTGTCCCCCCGGAAAAGAGACAGATGCTTGACATTAAAAACGTTGTGAGTCCGCAAATGAGAAGGCAATTGTACCCGATATGCGTTGTCGTTAATGCGTGCAAGAACCTCCACAGGACCAACTTtgcgcgacttgagcttgttgtATTCACGAAGTGGAAGGCGGTCCTTAGTGAGATATACCCAAACCAAATCGCCTGGGTTAAACACAATGACACGGCGTTTCCGATCAGCAGCCTCTTTATACTTAGCGGTAGCCTCTTCCAAATGCGTTTGAGCTTGTTTGTGGATGAGTTGCAAGTCATCAACAAAATCCTGAGCCTGACCATGCAAACGCGTTTGATCGGGAAGAGTTGTTAAATCAAGAGGACAACGAGGTACCAAACCATATACAACACGAAAGGGACTGAAGCCAAGACTGCGGTTGAAGGCATGGTTATGTGCGAATTCTGCTTGACACAATTTAGCATCCCAGCTCTTAACGTTATCACCCACTAAACAACGCAACAAATTCCCCAATGCTCGATTAGTCACTTCAGTCTGTCCGTCCGTTTGTGGATGATATGCTGAACTCATGTCCAAGCTCGTGCGTAATAACTTCCACAAGGATCTCCAGAAATGACTCAAAAAACGAGTATCACGGTCAGATACGATGGACTGCGGCAAACCATGGAGTCGATAAATCTCACGAAAAAACAATGTGGCAACCGTAGAAGCATCCGTGGTTTTCTTACAAGGTATAAAATGAGCCATCTTGGAAAAACGATCCACCACGACGAAGATAGAGTCATTGCCACGCTGAGTTCGTGGAAGACCCAACACAAAATCCATGCTAACATCAGTCCATGGTTGGGTAGGAATAGGCAGAGGGAGATACAAACCTGCGTTAGACGCTTTCCCTTTAGCTTGCTGGCATGTACGACAACGCTCGACATAGCGTTCGACATCACGACGCAAGGAAGGCCAAAAATAGGACGAAGTGACCAATTGTAACGTGCGATCACGACCCACATGCCCCTCGTTATGCATCTCTTGGATTATTTGCAAACGCAGGCTTGATTCCGGAACACAAATACGCAGCCCTTTGAAAAGGAACCCGTCATGAATAGAATACTCATCAGTGAGACCTTGTTCCACGTCCGAAAACATTTTTGCAAAGAAACTATCCGTCTTATATAATTCAGCAAATGTCGCAAAACCCGGAACCGAAACGTGAACTGTGGCCAACAACGCATGTCTACGGCTCAAAGCGTCGGCGACCCTGTTTGTCTTCCCGGATTGATGCTTGATAGCAAATGTAAACTGTTGCAAAAATGCAACCCAAGAAGCATGACGCGAAGAAACCTTAGCCTGACTATCCAAATGACGTAGAGCATCATGGTCGGTGAAGAGCACAAAGTCACGATGGACTAAGTAGTGACGCCAATGTTTGATGGCCTGAACAATGGCATAGAACTCGACATCATAGGTGCTGTACCGTTGTCGTGCACCATTCAACTTTTCACTATAAAAAGCCACAGGACGGTTCTGTTGACTAAGGACAGCACCAATACCCAGTTTGGAAGCATCGCAGTGTAATTCAAAAGTGAGGGAAAAATCAGGAAGAACCAAAATTGGAGCTGTAGTGAGCTTGAGTTTTATATCTTCAAAAGCGGTTGTTGCTGCAGAAGTCCACTCAAAACGTCTGTCTTTCATACAGTCCGTAATAGGTGCCATGATGGTGCTAAAATTGTGGACAAAACGGCGATAAAAAGAAGCGAGGCCATGAAAGCTACGAACATCGGTAACTGAACGAGGTAGTGGCCACGACCGAATGGCTTCCACTTTAGCACTGTCGACCGAGAGACCCTTATCCGAAACAACATACCCCAAAAACTTAACTTCCGATGTACCAAACTCACACTTCTGACGACCCGCGAATAATTTTTCCTGGCGCAAAACAAGAAGTACCTCTCGGAGATGGCAAACGTGGTCCGTGAGGGAGGAGCTGAAGATGAGgatgtcatcaaaataaactaCCACAAATTTACCAATGAAGGGCCGAAGAGCTTGATTCATCACTCTCATAAATGTACTCGGAGCATTGGATAATCCGAATGGCATCACCAGCCATTCAAATAAACCTTCCCGCGTTTTAAAAGCTGTCTTCCACTCATCACCAGGACGAATGCGAATTTGATGGTAGCCACTCTTTAAATCGATTTTGGAGAAAAtgcaagcttgaccaatctgGTCCAGAAGATCATCGAGACGAGGCATCGGAAAACGATAACGGATAGTGATCTTGTTGATGGCTCGACTATCAACACACATTCTCCAGGATCCATCTTTTTTTGGAATGAGTAAAGCCGGAACAGCACAAGGACTTAAGCTTTCGCGAATATGGCCTTTGCGTAGTAAGTCTTCTACCTGGCGGCACAATTCTTCATGCTCTTGTGGACTCATACGATAGTGAGGCCGATTAGGAAGAGTAGCTCCAGGAGCAAGATCGATATGGTGTTGAATATCTCGTAGAGGTGGAAGTGACAATGGGAGTTCGTCGGGAAAGACGTCTGTGAAGTCCGCTAAAACAGAGTCTATTGCTTCCGAGACGTAAGCCGAACACGCAGGATCTTCTTGCGGTACACTAATTATTGCAAATGCGAGACCCTCATCTTGAAGTTCCTTCTCAAAAGCAGAATGAGAACAAAGCAAAGATGGTTCCGACAGTTTAGCCTTCTTCGAAGAATCAAAAGAATCTGGTGGAGCCGGTGTCGTCTTGAATGCGTGCTCTCTAGAAGGTAGAAGCAAAATATTATGTGTCTCCCAAATGAACTGATAGGTGTTACGCACACCGTCATGTATAATCTTGCGATCATATTCCCAAGGTCGCCCCAAGAGGAGATGACTAATGTCCATAGGAGCCACATCAAAATAGAACCGATCCTTGTAGAATGGTCCAATGGAGAAGGGAACCAACGACCGCTGTGAGACACGAGTAGCCACACCGTCTTGAAACCATGACAGCGAATATGGTCTCGGGTGAGCTTCCACTGGTAATCCAAGTTTTTTAACGGCTGCCTCAGCGATCACATTACGACAACTTCCAGAATCAATAATGAACGTACAAATCTTCCCACGAATTGTGCATGTGgaccaaaaaatatttgtccTCAACCAATGTTCGTCACGTTGTTGTGGAGTTAAACATGCATGATGAAGAACAAGGGCAGTGCCCACGTCACCTGTAGTATGATGAACTGGTTCATCATAATCTTCATACTCATCGTCGGAAGAGTGGTGATCAGTGTTAGGCGGCTTCTCCTCAGCGAGCAAACCACGACGTGTTTGCTTGGGATAAGCTGTTTGACGGTGTCCCGGTTCGCCGCACGTATAACAACGGAGAGCATTGCGAGCAGAACGCCGTAAgcgttgttcttcttctttattttctgtgTTTGTGTCCGACTTAGGTTGCTCTTGACTGTCTCGTGGCAGTGTTGAAGTTTGCTGATCCGGAGGACGTGATCTGTACGAAGTAGAGTTCCATGTTGAAATCTTCAATTGTTGCTCGAATGATGCAGCTCGTCGGTGTGCTTCCGCGATGGTGGTAGGGTCAAACGGAGCTAAAGAATTCTGAAGTTGAGGCTTTAGTCCACCAATAAATCGGGAAACCAGTTGAACTTGAGTGTCAAAGATCTCATTCCTTGTTAGCAACAAATAGAACTCCTCCGCATATTCATCTACTGAACGAGCTCcttgtttcaaattttgaaactttgtgTATTGAAGACGGTCGTAATTATGAGGAAGGAACGTGTccttcaatgttttttttaatttatcccACGTCCGTATCGGCGACTTCCCCGCACGAGCTCgagttgttttggtttgttgccACCAAGAAGCTGCATGACCACGAAACTTCGTTGCTACCAATGCTACTTGACGCTCAACCGGTACTCCTTTAAAATCGATGATCTCTTCCACAGCTACCAACCAATCAAGTAGATTGTCTCCACGAATACCACCGTGAAATTCCGGAATATCAACACGAAGACCTTGTTCCCAGCGGGTGTCGTTGTGTCGTTGTTCTTGTTGGCGGTATTGAATGAGTTCACGATGCTGAGGATCATTGAGAACAACAGGATTGGCTTGCTGTACAGCCTGCGTTTGAACAGCGGCGACACCAGCTGCCGCCGGACGCAAAGCACCATCACCAAGATGTCGTAACAGGGTTTGACTTAACTCATGGATTGAGTTTTGCATAGCCAGTTGCGAGGCGAGGAGTGTATCCCTGAATTCGACCCAGTTGATTGTCGCGGCAGGCTGCTTTTCTCCTTCGGACTCGTCTTTTTTAACAGGAGGCATGATCAATTCCAGGAACGAAAAAgaatctgataccaactgataaGGGGGCGGAAGCTTGAGAGAGTAACGTACTCTGTTTTGGGGGTGGTGAAACagagtaagaaaaaaaacaagagaaacgaGAGGCGATGAGATGAACGATAGAGGGACGAAGTCGAAGTCGAGTTTGATAGTTCGAGATCGACAAGGTTgtgcaagtcctccttgcagggcttCGAAGAGAAAGCTCTTTTGGGTAGTTAAGACTAcctcttttttatcttttattgaTGCAATATGAATTCTGAATTACAATGCTGCTGTGATCTCTAGTTATAGAGGCACaggaaaacagaaaacaaaaccctagactCTTCAAACTAATGCAGAAACCGACTTAAACGAAACATAGAAAAGCCCAAACAAAACGTAACTTGATGGCCAAGAAAGGCCCATCAAGGGTCGATGCGACGCTGCATCACTTTTAATCGAGCGAAAACATATTAGGTTTTCAAATTGGTACAACAGAACAATCCTTTCGTAAACAAAGCCACATAAGAGTCTGTGGCGCTAAGAGAGAATAGAAGAAGTTGTACCTTATCTCGGCGAGGAATCAATCAAGAGTTCTAGAGATAGCATGTCGTAGATACAGAGAGTGTATTAAAACAATACAAAGATCCGGCGTGAAGCTTCCATCGAGTATTGAATTTGAtcgatagaaagaagaagaagaaatcgagcaTATCGGACCATGGTACAAAcggcgaagaagaaggaagaactCAAGGAATTGCTAAAACGCTCTCTTTTGTTTCACTTTTGCTTTGTCCacgtaagaaaaaaaagagctgatctgtattaatttttttaatctgataGATTACGGATTTTAAATGATGTGTCAAACTATGCTTCAATGTTGGGGATGATGTGTCAAGATGAGGAGAGCAACACATccttattttattgtattgattgttGTTTATCTTTGCAAAGAAATATTGATTATTGAGCTAATAAATTTCAAATAGGTTCGCGAAGTGGTAATAAGAATGGTGACATTCTATACGTTCCTCAATATCTATCCTTTCGTTTTGCATACTTATGTTTCAAGTGTAATATCAAATGGTTTACCTTGTGACTTCACTATATCTCATTAGAAACTGattattgaataattatatatatatatatatatatatatatatatatatatatatatatatatatatatatatatatatatatatatatatatatatatatatatatatatatatatatatatatatatatatatatatatatatatatatatatatatatatatatatatatatatatatatatatatatatatatatatatatatatatatatatatatatatatatatatatatatatatatatatatatatatatatatatatatatatatatatatatatatatatatatatatatatatatatatatatatatatatatatatatatatatatatatatatatatatatatatatatatatgtaaattgtAATCACCATCACCACACATAATcttgaagcaaacaaaaaaatatatatgtaaattgtAAATAATAGTGAAGACAAATAGACAGGTATTTAAATGAAACTTATAAATAGATGCAAATAGAGATATTAAttcaataaattatatgaaaatattattcatagcagaaatttttaaaatttcatatgaAAAATCCCTGAAACGAAAGATTTAATCACTACAATTTGATAAAACTCTGAACCTAGATTATACACTTCGAGGAGTTGAGAAATTTTTGAGATTTGACAAGGGGAATTGACAGGTAtaacgcaaaaaaaaattaaaattaattgcgTAACTATTCTAATCATATATCTACTATATtctatgtataatatataatatataccaatTTGTCCCTACCTCTACAACCACAAACCACCTTCCCTTCTACCATCACAAACCACCTCCCTCCCTACCACCATCACCTCACCGCCGGACCACCACCGGGGTTCCACCGGACCACTGCCGGGGTTCCGCTGGACCACCGCCGAGGTTCTGCCGGACCACCGCCGGACCACCACAAACCACCTCCCTCCTTACCACCATCACCCTACCGCCGGACCACCGTTGGGGTTTCGCCGGACCACCGCTAAGGTTCCGCCGGACCACCGCTGGAGTTCCGCCGGACCACCGCCGAGGTTCCACCCAGAACCACAGCCGACAATCTCCGGTGAGCATCTCCGGCGACCACCACCGGCGATCATCTCCAGCGATCACTTCCGGCGACCTCCTCCGCCCGCCTGCACCGGCCACCTTCTCTGGCCGCCGACAATCTCCGGCGAGAATCTCCGGCCACCTCCTCCGACTGCCGGCCTCTGGCCACCGTCTCCGACCAAGAGCCATCATGCTCTCCACTACCTACAAAcactaaaatagtaattttgttATACCCCCATCCtaatcttcaaattttttcaaatatgatgttattttatactatagtttttttgttttggttattaggCAAATTCACCCAAGACAACGTCTCtactaaaaccaagaaaagtagatttaaccttttaccaaaaagaaaaagaaaaaaaaaacaagaaaagtaaaaaaactacACGACATGTAGAAAGCCACATTAAATCGGCAGTGTTTTTATCTCTAATTATTAAACAGGAGGCACCTAGCCAGTTGGGAAGCAGCTCGATGTGCTTGGGGACAGTCTAGACTGCTTGATCTCTGATTCCCAGTCTAGGAGTGTAAGTTCCCGACGAATAGAAGGCATAAAATACTTTTCTTGTTCAAGTCATTACCAAACCAGGGACTTTGGTTGATGATAGACTTGAACAGCCTCTCTAATCAGCTAAATTCAGTCCTAGGCTAGATACAGCGTAGAGCTATAGGCTAAGAATTGAACTGCTGAAACTTTTTGAAGCTCTCGCAAGTGTTGTTATTGTACTCGGGGTGACAGTGCAGGTAATTTCAAGCCTCTAGGGACAAAAAGGACTATGCGTTCGCATCTGCGTGGCACCCAAATTGTCTAATCATCTTAGCAACTGGAGACCAAGACACAATATGCTGTCTCTGAGACATTCAGAATCCAACAGAATCATATGCTGCCCTGAAAGGAAAACATGAGTCCTATCAGAGGACTGAAGTTCATCACCGGGAAGTATGGTGTGGTTTCTTGCCATGGCTGAGCCTTCTTTGACTCGGATTCCAGGTTTCTACAGTCCCAAGAGATTGATCTGTTTGGAGAATCGCTGGGATCTCGTTCAACCCTGGCACAGAGGCAGTATATGTCACCGCTCTTGTGGAATCAATCAATTCTGAAAAGTTATTGGCCTACACGTTTGctgtttgatgatattttggttACATTTCTTCATATCTACTATAAACCCTAAGTGATTGATAAATGATAATGTAACCTATCTGGTTCAGACATTTCCAATGGTATTGTTGTTGTGCACTATATTAAAACTATGAGATGCCAAAACGTTTACGAGATGATAATATACGGATTTGTACGTAATTTCTTCACTGCACAACAACTTTAATAACCAGTATTCTCAAGAGAACTTTTTCCATTCAAAGCAGTGGAGAGAAAGTCAACAAACTAAAAGAAGACAATGTCGTACTTGTTGTCAGTCagcaaatcaaatatatataaaaaaaacacaagtgaGAAGCGCTAAGGCATCTATTGAATTGGTTGTGTGTCACTCGAGTActtcaaaagattttaataagaagaacaaagacgttttgtttttgttgtccaCAACTTATCCAAGCAAAGCAAACCAAAGTGAACACAAAACATCCATGCACTTAGGCGACACTGACATAATTGACTCTGATAACGTTTATACGTTGAGCAACGGAAAATAAAACTACATAAAAAGGTGTTCGCCAAAACATTATGttctgatttaaaaaaaatcttggatACGTTTTGGAAATTTTCTCTATGTAACTCAAAgaaattttgttacttttttttaaagaaaaagtgaCTTATTAGTTGgggtttttttcttaaaaaaaaaaatttcttttttagcCATGAAAAAATGtcagtttttgaaaaataaatgaagGTCGTCGATTTGCCCGTTAAAAAGATTCATTTAAAAGATTATTTAGCAAACATCGCGAAGAGAGATTGTGAAACGTGTAGTAAATTCGATCTGACGGTAACGATACAGGGTCAAAATTGTAAATAACTCAATTTCCGTATTGTACATATGGTGAAAGGTAGTCAGTCACACGCCATTGCTCTCGAAAATGTTTCAATTTCACCCGCTTCGAATTCTGATTATCATACGAAACTAGGTTTTTGGCAATTATCAATCTTGAAAGAAGATGTTTGGGAGTGAAGAATCTAAACTCCATGGGAACCGTGAGggtgaggaagaagacgagCACGCTGGTGATGCATTGGGAGGGCTTTTCTTGTATAATAGGTATGCTACCTTGATCGGAGTCGAAGACGACGAAGGTCCTGACTTGGATAagatttataatttgtttatccGATTTGTTTTTAAACCCTATATGCGATTTTAGATGTTGAATTGTGTTATTTAAGTCAAATTCGAATGTAGATTGTTTTGtaattaggtttttgttttcgtATCAATTGGGGAGAAGCTGTCAATTTCGTGAATTCATCCTCTTCTATGGTATAAATAATTCATAGGTTTTGATTTCATGCCTCAAAGAataagacaaagaagaaaaaccagAAAAgcaaatacagtaaaacctctataaattaatactctataaattaataaacactataaattaataaattttgctagtgcTAAGTCaggacagtgtaaaaaataacaaaattcgataagataataagataataatttttttgaaatctcaatgtaaaatatggttccaataatatcataaattaataatcatgtaaatttacatatatacatatatacatgtgctgatatagtaaagtatgtttctcttaaacctcatatctataaaacaattgttatgttgtatcttcgAACTATAAtgatattctataacatttcataaaacagctaaaacttttaaaagttttcaatttctaaatatgcatcatttacatttgatagtttgatagactattaaaatacaataattgatattcttattcataaatttgaatatttatgtcatgtgtataagtgaatttgtctataatattaaaaattcattgtcagtaatattttttaattatttcaaattcaatttcaataccataaaatttacaacatccaaaattctaatcttattttacaaaaactgtttcaattcattatttaaaaaaattaaacaactaaaatatacatataaattaataattattaatttacactataaaataataattattaatttatagataaattaatatcactataaattaataaaatgtcttggtcccaacattattaatttataggggTTATACTGTATAGTGGTATAGAAGTGGGCAAGGCTGACCATTACTCTCAAGAATCAGAAGAACTTGGTGCTGACCATTACTCTCAAGTATCATAAGAACttggtgcttcttcttcttcaggacCATTGTTAAAAGTAGATTCAAGTTATCTGAATCTTGAGAAGCAGTTGACATAGGTGTATGGTTCAGTACTAGCTATATCATTTAGGAAAAGCCGTGGTCGTTTTGGTCAGCAACAAAGGGGAAGTGATGGGGTCTATCACCCGAAAGGCACTATTTTGACATCTGTTTTGAAAGATTGGCCTCGCTGGGATCACTCCCTCTCAATGGAGTTTTTAGGCATAAGCAATGAAAATGGACATAAGTTGTTCAAGtaaggctttgaatggttgGTCCATACACTCCATACTAAACAATGCATACTAGTAATTTGGTATGCTCAGCTTCATACTGGAGTATGGAGCATTTTTAAAGCAGACCAGAAAAATGTGGATAGATAGTTATATTTAAGTATGGAGTTACAGTTCACTTCAtactaacatatattttattggtCTGCACTTGGTCCGACATTGGTATGGAGTTTATCAAACAAGTGTGTGAATGGTATAAATATAGCGGACTGGTCCGACTTTAGTCCTGTCTGGAGCGCACCAACCAACCATTCAAGGcctaagttgttgttgttgttattgttgtttgttgtatttaccAAGCTTTACAAAAATGCATGTTGTcttatgagattttattatttgaatgCATAGGTATACTCGTTTACAACCATATGAGGATGCCCAGTTGATATTCGACCAAGCACAAAACAATTTGTATATGGAAAATGTGGAGACTGTGCTGCGTGAGTTTCCATATCATACAGATTCATTGATCTCTTCCTCAGAGTTCTTTGATCTTCTAGGTAACCATGAGAAGGTTGAAGATGCTATAAGAAGGTGTTTATATGGCTTGGAGCGCCCATAGCATCCCTTCTTCACCTCTTTTGAGGGAAGTAGCAGCTTGGACACTAAGTTTGAAGAAAACATATCTTTCTTCAGGTGTCTATCATCAAGAATCGGATACATGGATTGAACAGGGATTCACAAGTCAGCTTTAGAAACCTGCAAAATGCTGCTTTCTCTTCATGATCCAACATATGCTATGTTGTGTGTCGACTATTTTGCATTGAGGGAGAGAGAATATGGTTGGCAGGAAAGATTTGCTGATGAGTATAGAGGAGATAACTCACTTTGGCTCCTCCCAAATTTCTCTTATTCACTTGCTGTTGCTCGTCTCTACCTTGAGAAGACTGAGACTGACTCTTCAAAGCCAAGCTCCTTGGATCTGATGAAACAAGCTTTGATACTCTATCCAACAGTACTAGGAAGGCTCGTGGTTAAAGTGCCTCTTGAAAGTGAAAAGTGGGATCAAATTGTCAAGCATCCATACTTCCACTCCAATGAATTTGATTACCCAACCTTAGACCACCTCATCAACATCTACATTGAGAGAAGCTATCTGATTTGGAGGCCATATGCTAATAAATTGCTTATGGAGGAAGCTGCTCTTGAGACCATCATTTTGTTAGATTCAAACCTCACTGATGCAAGGGACTGGGATCTCTTAAGGAAAAAAGCCTTTCCTTCAAATATCAATCAGTAAGTTATTCCAAATCTCATTCATTTGGCTAGAACTCTTAAAGTTTCAAAGTAACTTACTGTTTTAATCTTTCCAGGTACTCTCATCTATCCATCCATGACTTTTCTAATGAATCCCCAACTATCCCACAAGATGTGGGGAACCCTCTTCGAGAAGACGACTAAGGTTCGATATCGGTTACTTTAgtagaaacaaaacatattttgcAAATTAATG from Camelina sativa cultivar DH55 chromosome 2, Cs, whole genome shotgun sequence includes the following:
- the LOC104753453 gene encoding transcription factor 25-like, translated to MFGSEESKLHGNREGEEEDEHAGDALGGLFLYNRYATLIGVEDDEGVILYSGIEVGKADHYSQESEELGADHYSQVYGSVLAISFRKSRGRFGQQQRGSDGVYHPKGTILTSVLKDWPRWDHSLSMEFLGISNENGHKLFKYTRLQPYEDAQLIFDQAQNNLYMENVETVLREFPYHTDSLISSSEFFDLLGIHKSALETCKMLLSLHDPTYAMLCVDYFALREREYGWQERFADEYRGDNSLWLLPNFSYSLAVARLYLEKTETDSSKPSSLDLMKQALILYPTVLGRLVVKVPLESEKWDQIVKHPYFHSNEFDYPTLDHLINIYIERSYLIWRPYANKLLMEEAALETIILLDSNLTDARDWDLLRKKAFPSNINQYSHLSIHDFSNESPTIPQDVGNPLREDD